The uncultured Trichococcus sp. DNA window TTCATCAGCAAGATACTCAGCGCGGTGTATCGTGTGCCCTTCCAGAATATGGTGGGAAACACAGGCTTTTACGTCTATCAGCAAGTTTATCCCATCTATGGTATCGGCATGACGTTCGCTTTATCGGGCTTTCCGGTGTTTCTTTCCAAGATGATTGCGGAAATACCGGACAGTTTGACCCGCAGAATGCTGTTGAAGCGCAGTTTGGTCATACTTGGCGTCTTCGGTTTCAGTCTGTTTCTGGTCATCTACAGTTTTTCGAGTCAGCTTGCGCAGCTGATGGGGGACCCGGACTTGAAACCTATTTTGCAGTCGGTATCCTGGATGTTTCTGTTAATGCCGATACTGGCTACATTGCGGGGCTATTTCCAAGGCAACTACCGCATGGAGCCGACCGCGGTATCGCAAGTGGCGGAGCAACTCGTGCGTGTCGGTGCGATTCTTTTTGCGGCGTATCTGTACACGAAAACAAAAGGCGACCTCTATGCGATGGGCGCACAGGCCATGAGCGGAGCGACTGTCGGTGCAGTTCTGGCCAGCGTGCTGCTTTTGGCTGCTTATTACAAAGAGAGGCAAAATCTTTGTTCGCCACTGCGTGATCAGGAGCAGGAAATGCAGCAGGCGCCCGCCATCCAATGGGGACGTCTGATCCGCCGTTATGCGACTGAAGGGGCGACGATTTGCCTCTTGAGTGCTATCTTGGTGCTTTTCCAGCTCATCGATTCATTTACGCTCTACAATGGCTTGCTGGATGGCGGTACAGTCAGTGATTTGGCCAAAAATGTCAAAGGAATCTATGATCGTGGCCAGCCGCTTGTGCAGTTGGGCATGGTGGTGGGGACCGGGTTTTCGGCCAGTTTCATTCCGATGATGAGCCAAGCGCATGCAAAAGATCGCCAAGGTGAATTCATCCGCTCTGCCTTATCGTTGCTGCGGATGACAAGTGTCTTCTCTGCCGCAGCGGTGACGGGCTTGCTGGCTATTTTGCCGAACGTCAACAACATGCTCTTCGGAGACCGTGAAGGCATCGCGGTTTTGTCCGTATATATTTTGGCCATCTTTGCAGCCTCGGTCATGACTGCCTATCATTCCATCCTGCAAAGTCTGGGTCAATACAAGATTTCTTTGGTTGCCTTGGCAGCCGGTCTTGCGGTCAAGTTCATCGGGAATCTGCTGTTGGTGGAACCGTTGGGGACGATGGGAGCAAGCATCGCTTTGGTAGCCGGTTTGGTAGCCATGCTGTTGGCGCTTTGGCTGAACAGCGAACGCGCCCTGCGGGAAGTCTGGTTCACGGATCGCTTCCTCTTGAAACTTACGGCCGGCTGCGCCGTGCTGTATGTTACGGCGGGGGCGCTCCGGATTGGCCTGGAAAGGTACGTCTTCGCGGATGGAGGCAGGCTGACGGATTCCGTGATAGCTGCAGTGACGGTTTGTGCTGGCGTGGGCGTATTCTTATGGTATATTCTAAAAGTGAAGCTCTTTACATTACGGGAGTGGGTAAGTATTCCGTTCGGTAAAAAACTGCTGCGCAAATTGCCGGATAAAACGAGTGACTTAAAATAGGAAAAAGTGACAGAAGGAGAAATGTATGGGTAAAATTCAAATAATGGGCCTTGGAGCCGGTGACTTGGAACAACTGCCGTATGGCGTGTACAGCCGATTGCTTGCAGCTGAGTTTGTCCATCTGCGGACCAAAGAACATCCAGTCGTTGAAAATCTGAAGGCTGCAGGCGTGCAGTTTGAAAGTTTTGATGACATATATGAATCGAAGGATAATTTTGATGACGTATACCGTCAGATCGCAGATCAGTTATTGGAAAAAGCAAAAACGCAGGATCTGATTTATGCAGTGCCGGGACACCCGTTGGTTGCGGAGGATTCCGTCAAGCATCTGCTGGAGAACGAGGCGGGGATCGAAGTGGAAATCGTCGGAGGGAAGAGTTTCATCGACGATTTCTTTCAGGCGGTAGCCATCGATCCAATCGAGGGTTTCCAATTGTTGGATGGGTTGACCTTCCACCAGGACCAGCTGAGCTTAGGCAATCACCTGATCATCATGCAAGTCTTCAATGAATTTGTGGCCAGTGATGTAAAATTGAAGCTGATGGAGAAATATCCGGATGAACACCAAGTGGCATTGGTCGATGCGGCAGGGACAAAGATGCAGAAAGTGACCTGGTGCCCGTTGTACGAGATGGACAGGCTTGAAGGCGTACATAACTTGCTTTCCTTGTACGTTCCACCGCTCGAGGCAGATGAACGCACCAGAAGTTTTGAATTGACCCAAGCCTACATGGATGCCATCGTAGAGAAAGATGTTTGGGTGCAATCCCAGACGCACGAAAGTCTGTTGCCGTATCTGAAGGAAGAATGCGAAGAAGTGGCCGAGGCGATCCAGAACGATGATATCGATAATCTGATCGAAGAGTTGGGCGATGTTCTGCTCCAAGTTTTCTATCACGCCTCATTTGGCGAGCGGGAAGGCTTTTTCACGATGGAGGATATCCTGGAAGCATTGAACAAAAAGTTGCGCAGACGCCATCCGCATGTTTTCGATGGGGTGAAAGCTGATACGATTGAGGAAATCGATAAGATGTGGCAAGCGATAAAAGCAAAAGAAAAGGGGAATTCCAATGAGACTAGATAAATTTTTGAAAGTATCCCGCTTGATCAAACGCAGATCAGTCGCCAAAGAAGTGGCGGATAAGGGACGCATCCTGATCAACGGCAAGCAAGCAAAATCGAGTTCAACGGTAAAGGTGGGCGATGAAATGACGCTGCAATTCGGCAATAAAACCGTCGTCGTGCGCATTGATAAAATTGTCGAAACGACCAAAAAGGATGAGGCGCAGGAAATGTATACGCTCATCAGTGAAACTGTTGCATCCAGAACGGAAGAAAATCGCTTCTGATCCTTCGAAAGGCCATGGACAATCTGCGTTGTTTCTTCTATACTTTTACATGAGCAAAACTATTTAAGAATAATGAGGTTGTGGGAGTTTTTAAGGAGGCGATCAGGGTGAAGGCAAAGACGAAAAAACAGCCGGCTGACAACGTAACCGTGATGCAAAATGATTTTACGAAGACGCAGCATAGTCAAAAACGTATATTTCAGCGGGAAAAGAAAGCTCATATGAGAAGATTGTCCCTGATTTTTTTCGTCGGAGCTGCCCTGATTTTGCCTTGCCTGTGGAAAACAGTGGGAAACTGGCTGGAAATCCGTAATCTGGATGAGGCCATCGCTGTGGCCAAAACAGAGAAAAAACAGGCTAAGGACGAAAATACGCAATTGACCTATGAAGTCAAATTGTTGCAGGATGATGAATACATAGCCAAGTTGGCGCGCGGTAAATATTATTTAAGCAAAGATGGCGAAATCATCTTCAGTCTGCCTGAAGATAATCAGACAAAAATGGCCGAGAAACAACAAAATTCTGCGGATTCGGATTCCTGAATACAGAGCTGAATAAAGATTCTATTTTTTTCTGCATAATCCGTGTTATAATTAGTTGAGCAAAAATGAAGGAGGAACTTTTTTTTTATGTCAATTGAAGTTGGGAATAAAGTATCAGGAAAAGTTACAGGGATTACAAATTTTGGTGCATTCATTGATTTAGGCGGCGGTAAGACAGGATTAGTTCATATTAGTGAAATTTCTGATACTTTTGTAAAGGAAATAAAGGATGTTTTGAAGGTTGGCGATGAAGTGACCGTTAAGGTGATGTCCATTGCAGATGACGGGAAAATCGGCTTATCCATCCGTAAAGCTGTAGACAAGCCAGCAGGGGAAGTTTCCAGACCTCAACGAGAAAGCAGACCGTATCAAAAAAGTACAACTCCTCGTCCGGAAGGTTCTTTTTCCAAAGGTAGAAAAGATTTCTCGGCCCACCAGGATAAAGGTCTTAAAAACGACTTCGATTCGTTGATGAGCAGCTTCTTGAAGGACAGCGAAGACCGTCTGACTTCCATCAAGCGCAATACGGAAGGCAAACGCGGCGGCCGTGGCGGCAGACGTGGATAGAAAACAGTAATTTCTAGAGGATGGGCAATAGGGAAACCGATTGTCACACCCTCTTTTTTGCTTTACGAAGAAAGAAAGCAGGGATGTTATGCAGGGATATATTCTGCGTCTATGCAAAGAGGTGGAACGCCACTGTCTTTGGGATAAAGAAAGCCGTTTGCTGTTGGCGGTTTCCGGCGGTGCGGATTCCATGGCGTTGCTGGGACTTATCCAACGGTTGCCTCCGGAATGGCAACCGCAGTTTGCGGTAGCGCATGTCCACCATCATCTCAGGGAAGAGTCGGATGAGGAATTCCGGATGGTCCATAATTATTGTCGGAGCCAAGGGATAACCTTTTTTGCCGAACATTGGCCAGACGAAAAGCATCCGAAGTCAAACCTGGAAATGGCAGCAAGGGAATTCCGCTATGCCTTCTTTGCCGAAGTGATGGAGAAGTGGCCAGCGACCCATCTAGCGACAGCGCATCATGCGGATGATCAGCTTGAGACCATTCTGATGCGTCTGGTGAGGGGGAGCACGCTTAAAGGCATCTCCGGAATCTTTATTTCACGCGCATTCGGTCGTGGGCAACTCGTTCGCCCGTTGCTGTCATTCCAGAAAGAAGAGCTCTACCGGATCTGCGAAATGGCCGGAATCCCTTTTCGGGAAGACAGGACCAATTTGGAGCTGACGTTCACGCGGAGCAGATACCGGAACAGCATCATCCCGCTGCTGAAGGCGGAAAATAAACAGGCGTCCAGACATTTTGGTGAGTTTTCGGAAGATCTGCAGGATGTTTTGGAAGTTGTTCAACCGATAGTAGATCAGTCGTTCCGGTCGCTGTTCTCCAAAGTTGAATTGGATTGGGTATTGGATCTGATCGGATGGCAAATGTGTGAAGTTTCCTTGCAACGGCTCGTGCTCAGTCATTTTGTGACGGAGCAGATGATACCTGCAGGTCATGATTTCCGAAGAAGCCAACTAGCTGCCATTATGGACCTTATCGAAAACCAGTCTCCCCAAAAGCAAATATCTTTGGTGGGAGGGTGGCAGGCCAGAAAAAGGTATGATAAACTTATTTTCTTATCCCCCGATTCAGCCAGGACCGATTTTTTTGATTTTTCTGAGGAATTGG harbors:
- a CDS encoding polysaccharide biosynthesis protein, which codes for MENNRLKQMMKGALLLSLAAFISKILSAVYRVPFQNMVGNTGFYVYQQVYPIYGIGMTFALSGFPVFLSKMIAEIPDSLTRRMLLKRSLVILGVFGFSLFLVIYSFSSQLAQLMGDPDLKPILQSVSWMFLLMPILATLRGYFQGNYRMEPTAVSQVAEQLVRVGAILFAAYLYTKTKGDLYAMGAQAMSGATVGAVLASVLLLAAYYKERQNLCSPLRDQEQEMQQAPAIQWGRLIRRYATEGATICLLSAILVLFQLIDSFTLYNGLLDGGTVSDLAKNVKGIYDRGQPLVQLGMVVGTGFSASFIPMMSQAHAKDRQGEFIRSALSLLRMTSVFSAAAVTGLLAILPNVNNMLFGDREGIAVLSVYILAIFAASVMTAYHSILQSLGQYKISLVALAAGLAVKFIGNLLLVEPLGTMGASIALVAGLVAMLLALWLNSERALREVWFTDRFLLKLTAGCAVLYVTAGALRIGLERYVFADGGRLTDSVIAAVTVCAGVGVFLWYILKVKLFTLREWVSIPFGKKLLRKLPDKTSDLK
- a CDS encoding MazG nucleotide pyrophosphohydrolase domain-containing protein; this translates as MGKIQIMGLGAGDLEQLPYGVYSRLLAAEFVHLRTKEHPVVENLKAAGVQFESFDDIYESKDNFDDVYRQIADQLLEKAKTQDLIYAVPGHPLVAEDSVKHLLENEAGIEVEIVGGKSFIDDFFQAVAIDPIEGFQLLDGLTFHQDQLSLGNHLIIMQVFNEFVASDVKLKLMEKYPDEHQVALVDAAGTKMQKVTWCPLYEMDRLEGVHNLLSLYVPPLEADERTRSFELTQAYMDAIVEKDVWVQSQTHESLLPYLKEECEEVAEAIQNDDIDNLIEELGDVLLQVFYHASFGEREGFFTMEDILEALNKKLRRRHPHVFDGVKADTIEEIDKMWQAIKAKEKGNSNETR
- a CDS encoding RNA-binding S4 domain-containing protein, producing MRLDKFLKVSRLIKRRSVAKEVADKGRILINGKQAKSSSTVKVGDEMTLQFGNKTVVVRIDKIVETTKKDEAQEMYTLISETVASRTEENRF
- a CDS encoding septum formation initiator family protein, which encodes MKAKTKKQPADNVTVMQNDFTKTQHSQKRIFQREKKAHMRRLSLIFFVGAALILPCLWKTVGNWLEIRNLDEAIAVAKTEKKQAKDENTQLTYEVKLLQDDEYIAKLARGKYYLSKDGEIIFSLPEDNQTKMAEKQQNSADSDS
- a CDS encoding S1 domain-containing RNA-binding protein; this encodes MSIEVGNKVSGKVTGITNFGAFIDLGGGKTGLVHISEISDTFVKEIKDVLKVGDEVTVKVMSIADDGKIGLSIRKAVDKPAGEVSRPQRESRPYQKSTTPRPEGSFSKGRKDFSAHQDKGLKNDFDSLMSSFLKDSEDRLTSIKRNTEGKRGGRGGRRG
- the tilS gene encoding tRNA lysidine(34) synthetase TilS; translation: MQGYILRLCKEVERHCLWDKESRLLLAVSGGADSMALLGLIQRLPPEWQPQFAVAHVHHHLREESDEEFRMVHNYCRSQGITFFAEHWPDEKHPKSNLEMAAREFRYAFFAEVMEKWPATHLATAHHADDQLETILMRLVRGSTLKGISGIFISRAFGRGQLVRPLLSFQKEELYRICEMAGIPFREDRTNLELTFTRSRYRNSIIPLLKAENKQASRHFGEFSEDLQDVLEVVQPIVDQSFRSLFSKVELDWVLDLIGWQMCEVSLQRLVLSHFVTEQMIPAGHDFRRSQLAAIMDLIENQSPQKQISLVGGWQARKRYDKLIFLSPDSARTDFFDFSEELELNKWVTLPSHGRIGLFHSDNAFSKELPMDALVVGIKDESVLLPFTVRSRRSGDKIVLNKEQPFTKKVSRLFVDKKIPDEERRKACIVTDDEGRILWVPGYAQSVWLSENTNEQTRYRLIYIK